Genomic window (Pseudomonas sp. L5B5):
GTTCTCGTCCACCGCAAAACCATGGTTCTGGCTGGTGATCATCACCACACCAGTGTCCAGGTCCTGGACCGGGTGGTTGGCGCCGTGGTGGCCATGTCCCATTTTCACGGTCTTGGCACCGGAAGCGAGGGCCAGCAACTGGTGACCCAGACAGATACCGAACACCGGGATCTCGGTTTCCAGGACGTCCTTAATGGCCTTGATCGCATAATCGCAAGGCTCGGGGTCGCCGGGGCCGTTGGACAGGAACACGCCATCCGGGTTGAGCCCCAGGACTTCGCTCGCAGGCGTCTGGGCAGGCACCACGGTGACGCGGCAACCGCGCTCCACCAGCATGCGCAGGATGTTCAGCTTGACCCCATAGTCATAGGCGACCACGTGGTAAGGCAACTCGGAAGCTTCAATGGTGGCGTGGCTGTCGGTCTTCAGGTCCCAGACGGTCGAACGCCACTCGTAGCTCTGCTTGGTGCTGACGACTTTCGCCAGATCCATGCCCTTCAGGCCAGGGAAACCACGGGCCGCGGCAATGGCGGCTTCCTCGGAAATATTGTCACCCGCCATGATGCAACCGTTCTGGGCGCCTTTCTCACGCAGGATGCGGGTCAGGCGGCGGGTATCGATACCCGCGATCGCCACCACGTTGTTGGCGTTCAGGTAATCGGACAGGGATTGGGTGTTACGCCAGTTGCTGGCCACCAGGGGCAGATCACGGATAACCAGGCCGGCCGACCAGACACGATCGGATTCGGCATCTTCCGGCGTGGTACCGGTGTTGCCGATATGGGGATAAGTGAGGGTGACGATTTGCTGGGCGTAGGAAGGATCGGTAAGGATTTCCTGATAGCCGGTCATTGCGGTGTTGAACACCACCTCACCAACGGTTTGACCGTCGGCTCCAATGGCTTCGCCACGAAAAATGCTGCCATCAGCAAGGGCGAGTATGGCTGGCTTAGTCAAGAGACCTCCCGTATATAGAGCCTGAAGGGGCGATCGCAGGTTGCAAAAAAGCGGAATGACGTTTGGACACGTCACCCCGCTTCTTCATCGAATTATCTGCGCGCTTTTAGTGGACACACTAAAGCTGTAGCTTACAGAAAAAGGCTTTTTTGGTCCACCACTAATGAGTCTGAAAAGCAGGAGAATGCGACAGGACATCGCTCATGCGGGTCGGAACGGGACCGCAGGTACAAGCCCGGCCCCACTCCCGACTGTATTTCAACGCAGATCCAGCACGTCCTGCATGTCGTAAAGGCCCGATTGACGAGCCTCCAGCCACAGGGCTGCACGCACCGCCCCCTTGGCAAAAGTCATGCGACTGGAGGCCTTGTGGGTGATTTCCAGACGCTCTCCTTCGGTAGCGAACAGCACCGTATGGTCGCCTACCACATCCCCCCCACGGACCGTCGCGAAACCAATGGTTTCACGCTCGCGAGCCCCGGTATGGCCTTCGCGACCATACACGGCGACTTGCTGCAGGTCGCGCCCCAGGGCACTGGCAATCACTTCACCCATGCGCAGGGCGGTACCCGACGGAGCATCGATCTTGTGCCGGTGATGAGTCTCGATGATTTCAATGTCCGCATCATCGCCCAGCACCCGGGCCGTCATGTCCAACAGCTTCAGGGACAGGTTCACACCAACGCTGAAATTGGCGGCGAAGACGATCGGGATATCCTGGCTCGCCTCCGCCAGCAATTGCTTTTCCTTGTCCCCCAATCCCGTGGTACCAATCACCATGGCCTTGCCGGCCTTGCGGCAGAACGCCAGGTTCTTGAGCATCACTTCGGGCAGAGTGAAGTCGATCAATACATCGAACTCATCGACCACCTTCTCCAGGCTGTCGGACATCGGTACGCCCAGGCGACCCAGCGATGCCAGCTCGCCGGCATCCGCCCCCACCAGAGAGCTGCCCGGACGCACGATGGCGGCCGTCAGGCCGGAGAGCGGCGAACGCAGTTGCACGGCCTCGACCAGGGTCTTGCCCATGCGCCCTGCGGCGCCCATCACTGCTATACGTCGCATGCGTTACTCCTTACAGGTCGCCGAAGAAGCGCTTGACGCCCTCGAACCAGCCGGTGGTTTTCGGCGAGTGGGAATTGTCGTCGTCCAGCGAACCACGCAACTCCTCCAGCAGCTCGCGCTGACGACGACTCAGGTTCACTGGCGTCTCCACCGCAACCCGACACATCAGGTCGCCGGCACCGCCGCCACGCACCGGAGCAACACCCTTGCCACGAATCCGGAATTGCTTGCCGGTCTGAGTTCCTTCCGGAATCTTCAGCTTGACCCGACCGTCCAGAGTCGGAATCTCCAGCTCGCCACCCAGGGCCGCATCAACGAAGCTGATGGG
Coding sequences:
- the dapB gene encoding 4-hydroxy-tetrahydrodipicolinate reductase encodes the protein MRRIAVMGAAGRMGKTLVEAVQLRSPLSGLTAAIVRPGSSLVGADAGELASLGRLGVPMSDSLEKVVDEFDVLIDFTLPEVMLKNLAFCRKAGKAMVIGTTGLGDKEKQLLAEASQDIPIVFAANFSVGVNLSLKLLDMTARVLGDDADIEIIETHHRHKIDAPSGTALRMGEVIASALGRDLQQVAVYGREGHTGARERETIGFATVRGGDVVGDHTVLFATEGERLEITHKASSRMTFAKGAVRAALWLEARQSGLYDMQDVLDLR
- the carA gene encoding glutamine-hydrolyzing carbamoyl-phosphate synthase small subunit, whose amino-acid sequence is MTKPAILALADGSIFRGEAIGADGQTVGEVVFNTAMTGYQEILTDPSYAQQIVTLTYPHIGNTGTTPEDAESDRVWSAGLVIRDLPLVASNWRNTQSLSDYLNANNVVAIAGIDTRRLTRILREKGAQNGCIMAGDNISEEAAIAAARGFPGLKGMDLAKVVSTKQSYEWRSTVWDLKTDSHATIEASELPYHVVAYDYGVKLNILRMLVERGCRVTVVPAQTPASEVLGLNPDGVFLSNGPGDPEPCDYAIKAIKDVLETEIPVFGICLGHQLLALASGAKTVKMGHGHHGANHPVQDLDTGVVMITSQNHGFAVDENSLPGNVRAIHKSLFDGTLQGIERTDKSAFSFQGHPEASPGPNDVAPLFDRFINEMAKRR